In one window of Erythrolamprus reginae isolate rEryReg1 chromosome 1, rEryReg1.hap1, whole genome shotgun sequence DNA:
- the SUPT7L gene encoding STAGA complex 65 subunit gamma → MLRHWGEIPVSSSQTNRSSFDLLQREFRTVEVQDPPLHHPSANKSKPTTTLDSPSEPCSLTIHTVQLIQHNRKLRSLIATAQSQNQQQLEGIKMEGSEPLPTCPGSPPLPDDLLTLDSKIPNMPFQLRHSDPESDFYRGKGEPVIELSWTSCRHLLYQSIATILAHAGFECAHESVLETLTDIAHEYCLKFAKLLRCAVDREARLGQTPFPDVMEQVFHEVGIGSVLSLQRFWQHRIKDYHSYMLQVSKQLSEEYEKLVNPEKAAEDLKPVKIKEEPVSDITFPMSEELEGDLASGDQSLPVGVLGAQSERFSSNMETEASPQTSGGEVNTSPLWNLAPVKMEPQENEEGNVHGHHGVLGGDVFEEPMSGMSEAGMPQSPNGSESSYGSHSADSLMGSSPVFNQRSKKKMKKM, encoded by the exons ATGCTTCGCCACTGGGGTGAGATTCCGGTTTCCTCCAGCCAGACCAACCGCAGCTCTTTCGACTTGCTCCAGCGGGAGTTCCGAACTGTAGAGGTCCAGGATCCTCCATTGCATCATCCTTCAGCTAACAAGTCTAAGCCCACAACCACGCTTGATAGTCCTTCGGAGCCCTGCAGCCTCACCATTCATACGGTCCAGCTAATCCAACATAACAGGAAGTTGCGTAGTCTCATTGCCACAGCTCAGTCACAGAACCAACAGCAACTGGAGGGTATCAAGATGGAAGGGAGCGAGCCTTTGCCCACTTGCCCTGGGTCCCCACCTCTCCCCGATGACTTGCTTACTTTGGATAGTAAAATACCCAACATGCCATTCCAGTTGCGGCACAGTGATCCAGAAAGTGACTTTTACAG AGGCAAAGGAGAGCCAGTAATAGAGTTGAGTTGGACCTCTTGCCGCCATCTTCTTTATCAATCTATAGCTACCATTTTAGCTCATGCTGGATTTGAATGTGCCCATGAAAGTGTTCTGGAGACTCTGACAGATATCGCTCATGAATACTGCTTGAAGTTCGCCAAACTTCTGCGTTGTGCGGTGGATAGAGAAGCTCGGCTTGGACAGACCCCTTTCCCAGATGTTATGGAACAGGTCTTCCATGAAGTGGGCATTGGCAGTGTGCTCTCTCTGCAGAGGTTTTGGCAACATCGGATTAAAGACTACCATAGCTACATGCTACAG GTTAGCAAGCAACTCTCTGAGGAGTATGAAAAGCTTGTAAACCCTGAGAAGGCAGCAGAAGATTTAAAACCTGTGAAAATCAAGGAAGAGCCTGTTAGTGACATCACATTTCCTATGAGTGAGGAGCTGGAGGGGGATCTTGCATCTGGGGACCAGTCCTTGCCTGTTGGAGTCCTTGGCGCTCAGAGTGAACGTTTTTCATCCAACATGGAAACTGAGGCCTCTCCGCAAACGTCTG GTGGTGAGGTGAACACTTCCCCTCTTTGGAACTTGGCCCCAGTAAAAATGGAACCACAAGAGAATGAAGAAGGCAATGTTCATGGGCACCACGGAGTCCTAGGTGGTGATGTATTTGAGGAGCCAATGTCAGGCATGAGTGAAGCTGGGATGCCACAGAGCCCAAATGGCTCTGAAAGCAGTTATGGTTCTCATTCAGCTGATAGTTTGATGGGCTCTTCTCCAGTGTTCAACCAACGCAGcaaaaagaagatgaagaagatgtgA